The stretch of DNA GGTAACACTTGATGACCTTCTATTTGTCCTATTATAGGCAATATTTGTATACTTTCATCAGGAGTTACTCCGTTAGCATTTCCAAATTCCTTTATCTCTTCTCTTTTTTCTTTTGCTTTATCTAGTTCTTCTTTTTCTTTTTCTATATTTGTATCTGTTTCTAAATTTGCTTTATTAAAAAATTCATCCATAATAAAAACTCCTCCTATACAATGTATTTTGTACAAGAGGAGTTTTTTTATTCACCTAAATTAAATGCCTTATGAAGTAAATTTATAGCTTCCGGAACTTTATTTGAATAAATTAAACACCAAATGGTCATGTGAGAATCTGCTGTTTGCAAAACTTCTATATCATTTAGTATTAATGTATTTATAATTTTAGCCATAATACCAGGAACTCCTGTCATGCCTGTTCCAACCATAGCTATAGTACTACAATTTTCTATTATTGTATAATTTATTTTAGCTTCATTTAAAACTTCTTCTAACAATTCTTTTTCACAGGAATCTATTGTAAATATTTGTTCTGCTGGAAATATATTTATAAGATCTAAACTAATATGATGCTTAGCTAATATATCTAGTAATTGTCTATAATTAGCTTGTTCTTTATTATCTTTAAGTCTAACTCTAACTTGTATTCTATTAGCTAAATGAGTTATTCCTGATAATGCATTATCTATATGGTCTGATCCTAAATTATTAATTAATGTCCCCTTACAATTACTCATAGTATTTTTTATTACTATTGGTATATTTGCTTTTCTAGCTAATTCTACAGCTCTTGGATGAATTACCTTAGCACCTTGATCTGCAAATTGAAAAACTTCATTATAACTTATTACATCTATTAATGAAGCGTCATTTACTATCCTAGGATCGGCTGTCATAATTCCATCAACATCAGTATATATTTCTACTGAAGCTGCTTTTAAAGCAATTCCTAATATACATGCTGATGTATCACTTCCCCCTCTTCCTAAAGTAGTAATATATCCACTTTCAGTAATTCCTTGAAATCCTGTTACTACTGGTACCTTACCTTGCTCTAATACACTTAATATATGCTCTGGATGTGCATCTATAAATTTAGCCTCTGTAAATTTATCGTTAGTTATAATTCCTGCTTGTCCACCAGTTAATGGTACAGCTTGAATTCCAGCACTTACTAATGCATTTGTCATAACTACTGAACTTATCATTTCTCCACAAGACATAATCATATCTGTAGCTTGTGGATTTTGTCTTTTGAAATTATTATCAAGTAATGATAGTAAAGTATCTGTTGCATAAGGTTCTCCTTTCCTCCCCATTGCTGAAACTACCACTACTGGGGAGTACCCCCTATCAATTGCTTCTTTTACCTTCTCTACTACTTGTTCTCTTCTTTCCTCCGTAGAAACGGAAGTTCCCCCAAATTTTTGTACAATAATTTCCAAGAAATAATCCCCCCTAAATTTTAGGCCCTTGCTCTTCTAATTTTTCCTCTATCAGCAGAAACTACTATTACATTAGCCCCAACCTTTGTAACATATCCCCAAGGAATTTCCACATATTCTCTTCCGCCAAAAAATCCAAATTTACTTCCTGCAACGGCTGCTACTATAAATTGTAGATTTCCATCTTCATCAATTATAAAGTCAAGTGCATGCTGAGTATCATATTTTTCAGCTTCTTCAGTATTGAAGATTTCATATCTTTCTAAATCACTTAATAGTCTATACTTAGATTCTTCTCTTTCTTCAATATCATAAAAGTCTTGTCTTTTTCTATCTCCTCTTATCATAAAAGCTACCTCCTTATTTATCTTAAGTAAAACTTATGCTTAAAGGAGGTAATTTATTACACTTTTATTATATCTTAATTTTTCCATTTTGACCAGAATTATCATAAGCTTTTATATCTCTTGATATGGACTGGTTTAACTTTTTATAATCTATTTCTTGACCTACATAAGCTGTACTTATAATTCCAGGCTTAAAACACTCTTCTAATACATAGCTTATGTCATCATTATTTATATTGTTAATTCTTTTTATAACATCTTCTTGTGTATTTATTTTATTTTGTAATAATAGAACTTTAGCATTAGCAAACATTCTTGAAGAAGTGCTTTCTAAGCCTAATATGTAATTTGCTTTTATCTTTTCTTTATTTATTTCCAGGATATCTTTAGTTATACCTTCTTTAGCAAATAATTTAAGTTCTTTATCTATAACTGTAAGAGCTTTATCTGCATATTGCTTACTAACTCCTGTGTATATATTTACTATACCTGTTCCTAAATATGGTTGCCCATATGAATAAATTGTATAGCATAATCCAAGTTCTTCTCTAACTTTTTGAAATAAAATTGAAGATGCTCCACCACCAAAAATATTATTTAATAATACTAATGAATAACCCTTTGTATGTGCATATGGAAGTCCTTTAAAAGATAAATTTATATGAAGTTGTTCAATCTGTTTATTAGTATATTTACTATCATTTAATAATATAGGTGTATTGTATTTAGGTATATATATATTGTTACTTTCCCAACCTCCAAAATACTCTTCAAGAATTCGTTTTAATTCTTTTTCATCAAATTTACCACAAATTGATATAACGGAATTATAAGGTGTATATTTAGAATTAATAAAATCCATTATTTTTTCTCTAGTAAAAGATTTCACGCTCTCTATTGTTCCAAGTATTGGATATGAAAGTGAATTTTCACCAAAAATAGCTTTAGAATGGTCATTCTCTAAAACATCTTCTGGAGTATCTTCACTCATATTTATTTCTTCAATTACTACTCCCTTTTCTTTTTCAATTTCTTCTTCATCAAATTTAGAATTTAAAATCATATCTGATAATATATCAATAGAAAGTTCTAAGTGAGTATTTAATGCTTTTATATAATAACAAGTCGCTTCTTTGCTTGTATATGCATTAATTTGCCCACCTACATTTTCTATTTCTTGTACTATTTCTTTGGATGTTCTTTTGTAAGTTCCTTTAAAGAACATATGCTCTATAAAATGTGATATACCGTTTACTTCTATATCTTCATTTCTTGATCCATTTTGCACCATAACCCCAACACTTATAGAATTAACATGTTCTATATATTCAGTAACTACTCTCAATCCATTTTTAAGGGTATATAAATTATACATAAATCCTCCTATAGCTATTTATCTTTTTTATATTTTTCTTTAGTTTATTTCATACTTATAAAAATTATTCTATATATAGAAAAAAGGCAATATCTTGCCCTTTTATTTAACCTATATATTATTCTGATTTTTCATCTACTTTTTCATCAGTATTTGATTCATCTACTAAAGCATCTTTTCTTGAAAGGTTTATTCTTCCTTGGTTATCTATTTCAGTTACTTTAACTAAAATCTCATCTCCTACTGAAACAATATCTTCAACTTTATTTACTCTAGCTTTATCTAATTTTGAAATATGGCATAAACCTTCTTTATTAGGAAGTATTTCTATAAAAGCACCAAATGTAGCTATCTTAATAACTTTACCTAAGTATATTTCTCCTACTTTAACTTCTTTTGTTAAACCTTCAATTATACTTATAGCTTTATTTACACCATCATGATCTGGTGATGATACAAATACTGTTCCATCTTCTTTTATATCTATCTTAACGCCAGTTTCATCAATTATTTTATTTATAACTTTACCACCAGCACCTATAACATCTCTTATCTTTTCTGGATCTATATTTATTATTGATGTTTTAGGAGCATAATTTGATACTTCTTCTCTTGCAGATGGAAGACAATTCTCTATCTTATCTAAAATATGAAGTCTAGCTTTTCTTGCACCCTTAATTGCATCTTCAATAACCTTAAAGCTTAATCCTTTTATTTTAGTATCAACTTGAATTGATGTTATTCCTTCTGTAGTACCAGCTACTTTAAAGTCCATATCTCCAAAGAAATCTTCTATTCCTTGTATATCTGTTAAAACTTCTTCTTCTGAAAGATCTTCTGAAGTTATAAGTCCCATTGCTATACCAGCTGCTGGTCTCTTAAGTGGTACACCTGCATCTAAAAGTGCTAATGTACTTCCACAAACTGAAGCTTGTGAAGTAGAACCATTTGAACTAAGTACTTCTGAAACTAATCTTATTGTGTATGGGAATTCTTCTTCTGAAGGAATTAATGGTTCTAATGCTCTCTCAGCTAAAGCTCCATGACCTATTTCTCTTCTACCTGGTCCTCTAAGTGGTCTAACTTCTCCTACTGAATAAGCAGGGAAATTATAGTGATGCATATATCTTTTTGATTCTGCTTCTCCTATACCATCTATTATTTGAATATCTCCAACTGCACCTAAAGTAGCAACTGTCATTACTTGAGTTAAACCTCTTGTAAATAACCCTGTACCATGAGTTCTTGGAAGTATTCCTACTTCACATGATATTGGTCTAACTTGATCAAAAGCTCTTTCATCTGGTCTTCTATGATGATTTAAAAGCATATCTCTAACAACTTCTTTTTGCATGCTATATAATATTTCTTTTAAATCTCCTAGATTATCTGGGTACTTTTCTTCAAATTCTGCATAAACCTTTTCATTTATTTCGTCCATGGCAGCATTTCTTTCATCTTTATCTGCTATCCACATAGCTTTTTTAATCATTTCTGATGCAAAGGCTCTTGTTTCAGCTTCTAACTCTTCATTTACAGTAAATAATTCAGGTGTAATTTTTTCTTTTCCATATTTAGCCATAGCTTCTTCTTGGAATTTAACTATATCCTGACATTTTTCAAATCCATATTCAATTGCGCTAATCATAACATCTTCAGGTATTTCGTGTCCACCTGCTTCAATCATCATAACTCTTTCTTTAGTTGCACAAACTGTTAATTGAAGAATGCTTTCTTCTCTTTCTTTTGATGTTGGATTTAAAATAAAGTTTCCATCGATTAGACCTACTTGCACTGCTGCAACAGGTGTTTTAAAAGGAATGCTTGATAAACATAATGCCATTGATGCTGCATTAATTGCTAATATTTCTGGTAAGTTATCTTTTTCAACCGAAACTACTGTACATACTACTTGCACATCATTTCTATATCCCTTTGGAAATAATGGTCTTAACGGTCTATCTACAGCTCTTCCAAAAAGAATTGCGTTTTCTGAAGGTCTACCCTCTCTTTTTATAAATCCACCTGGGATTTTACCTACTGAGTATAGTCTTTCTTCATATTCTACACTTAATGGGAAAAAGTCAATACCATCTCTAGGTTTTTCTGAAGCATTTACATTTGTTAAAATAACTGTATCTCCATAGCTCATAAAAGCTGCTACATTTGATAACATACCAACTTTACCAAATTCTATCTTTAGCTCTCTTCCTGCTATATTTGTTTTCATTATATTGTTCATTTTATAACCTCCCTTCAGGCTTTTCATTATCAATTTAAGTTTAAATTACCATCTTAATTTACTTCTTTTAAATTAAGTAGCTTATATTTTTTGAAATTTGTATAAATTTAAAATAATAGAGCGGCTTAAAACCGCTCTACAGACTATCTTCTTAAGCCTAATTTTTTAATTATAGCTCTATATCTTTCGATATCTTGATCAGCTAAATAATTTAAAAGACCTCTTCTTTGTCCAACCATCATTAAAAGACCTCTTCTTGAGTGGTGGTCTTTCTTGTGAACTCTTAAGTGTCCTGTTAAAGAGTTAATTCTTTCTGTTAATAATGCAATTTGAACTTCTGGTGAACCAGTATCTCCTTCGTGTCTTGCATGTTCTTTTATTATTTCTTGCTTTCTTATTGCGTCCATTTTGCGCACCTCCATTAAATTATCCCCTGAATCCATGAAATGAGATAGCACCCTCAAATCTTAGAATTAGGTTCTTACATTAGCTATTATAACAAATGATATAGCGCTTGTAAATTGAAATTTATTATATTTTAGATAAAAAACTCACTGTAACTAGCAAATTTTTTATCTTTTTTTAGCTGTATTACTAAATCTTCTAGAGAATTAAACTTTTTTTCATCCCTTATTCGATCTATAAAATACACCTTGATTTCTTCATCGTAAATTTGAGAATTAAAATCTAATATATAAGTCTCTATAGTTAATTCTTGACCATTTACTGTAGGATTATTCCCAACAGATGTAATTCCTTTGTATTTTTTATTATTATAAATAATATTAGTATAATATACTCCTATTTTAGGAATTGCCATTTTATAGTCAAATTTTAGATTAGCAGTTGGAAAACCTATCGTCCTTCCACGCTTTTTACCATGAGTTACTAACCCCTTAAGCATAAAGGGTTTTGATAACATCTCTCTTGCTTCTAAAACATCGCCATTTAATATACTATTTCTTATTCTAGTACTACTTATAATTTCATCTTTATACCTAAAAGCTTCCATAACATATAATTCATAGTTATATTTTTCTTTCAAATCTTTTAAAAGATTTATATCTCCTTGATTTTTATAACCAAATTTAAAATTAAATCCAACTATAATCCCCTTTACATTATACTCTTTACAAAGAAAACTTATAAATTCTTCAGGGGACATTCTCATAAAATCTTGAGTAAAGCTTCTAAGGGCTACTATATCTATCTTTTTTCTCTCTAAAATCTCAAGTTTTGTATCAATATCCATAATTAATTTTGGAGCTAGCTCTGGTTTTATTAATGTTTTAGGATGATTTTTATATGTAAAAACCATACTATTGCCATTATTTTTTCCAGCTACCTCAACAGCTTTTTTTACAAGAGATAGATGTCCTAAATGCAGTCCATCAAAGCTTCCTAGAGCAACATAATTGGCTTTATGTCTTTCTTCCATAAAAGAATCATCTAATACTATCATATTATGATCTCCTAGTTATTTATTAATTTTTCTATTTTAAAGCCCTGATTATTCTTTCTTCCAAGTCCAATAAAAATACCATCTTCATTGTAAACTCTATATAATCTATCTATTTCAATTTTATCTTTAGAAAATCTTGTATCAAAAACTCTAACTCCATTCATTAGAAGTTTTCCATATTTATTTCCCACAGTAATTTTATCGTATATCTTAAGTGCTTCCTCTATTGATATAATATAATCACTTATGTTATCTTCTGTTAAGTCATTTATATTAATTGTGTTATCCTCCGTAAAAATAGATGTTTTAAATCTCTTCAGATCAGTCATACAAGCTCCAACCCCTAAAGCTTCTCCTATATCTAAACAAAGACTTCTTATATATGTTCCTTTTGAACAAGTAACCCTCATTTTTATATATGGATTATTAATTTCAACATCTTCTATACTATATATTTTTATTAATCTACCTTCTCGATGTACTTCTATGCCTTTTCTTGCTAACTCATAAAGTCTTACTCCATTTTGTTTTAAGGCAGAATACATTGGAGGTATTTGAGAATATTCACCTATAAATGAATTTATAGCTTCTAATATTTCATTATCTTTTAAGTGAGTTGTATCTTTTTCTTCAATAACTTCTCCCTCTAAATCATAGGTAGTAGTTTTAACTCCAAGCTTAAATACAACTTCATACCCTTTTTCTGAATTCATAATATAATCAATTATTTTAGTAGCTTTACCTATACAAATAGGTAGAACACCAGTTGCCTCTGGATCTAAGGTTCCTGTATGTCCTACTTTTCCTGTTTTTGCAATTTTTTTGATTTTTCTAACAACATCAAAGGAAGTCATTCCTTTGTTTTTAAAGACGTTTATTACACCATTCATTAATGTAATTCTTTCTCTATTTGTTCTAGTATTCTATCCTTTGCTTCATCCATGCAAATCCCTTTAAGTGTTATGCCAGCTGCCTTTATATGACCGCCTCCACCTAAATTTTCTGCTATATTTCTAACATCAAAATCAGATTTTGATCTTAAACTAGCCTTTGAGCCATTTTCAATTTCTTTAATAAGAATTGCTACTTCTACTCCCTTTATTTGTAATCCATAAGAGATTATATCTGATGTATCTTGAAGCTCAATTCCTAATTCTTCAGCATAGGATTTAGGTATTTGTATTAAAGCTACTTTTTTATCTAATAAAAGCTCCATGTTATTTAAAGCTTTTCCTATTAGCCTTACTTTTTCAAAACTCTTATTATCAAAAAGATTTTGATGAATTAAAGTGTTATTTACACCAATTTTCTTTAACTTAGCTGCAATTGTATGTGTTCTAAAAGTTACATTAGAATGCCTAAAAGCTCCTGTATCTGTAACTAGTGAAGTATAAAGACATTGCCCTATATTAAGGTTTTCTTTATTTTGTTCTTCAAAATTTATACCCATACATTCTAATAGCTCAAATACTATTTCTGCTGTTGCAGCTGCTTTATCATCAACATAATTTTCATCACCATAATAATCATTTGATATATGGTGATCTACATTTATTATCTTTCCTTTAAAACTTTTTAAATTCGCAGAAATTCTTTCAAAATTCCCACAATCTAAAACTACAACTGTTGTAGTATCTTCTGTTGGTGTATCAACTTCCCCAGTAGCTTCTTCCGCTAAAGGAAGAAACTTTAAATTATCTGAAAGCGTATCTTTAGAAATTAAATACGCATTCTTGTTTAATTTTCTTAGGGCATTTAATAATGCAAGTGCACTACCTACCGCATCACCATCTGGTGATGCATGGTAAGTAATACCTACTTTTTTACTATTTAAAATGCTCTTACTTATATGCTTTAGAGACATATTATTTTTCCTTAGCCCTTTCTATTAGCGCATCTATTTTCATTCCATAATCTATAGATTCGTCTAATTCAAAGATTATTTGTGGCGTATTTCTTAAGTTTATTCTCTTTCCGATTTCTCTTCTTATATAGCCACTAGCGCTTTTTAAAGCTTTAAAAGTTTCATTTTTCTCTTCTTCATTTTTTCCAAATATACTTACGAAGACCTTAGCATATCTTAAATCTCTTGTAACTTCAACTGCCGTTACAGAAACCATAGCTGTCATTCTTGGATCTTTTATTTCATCTCTTATTATGACGCTAATTTCCTTCTTTACTTCTTCGTTTATTCTTCCACCTCTGTAGTTAGCCATCTAAAATCACCTCTTTATTAAAGCTCTTTTCTCTTAATTGCTTCCATTGTGTATGATTCTATAATATCTCCTTCTTTAAGATCATTGAACTTTTCAACGCTTAAACCACATTCATATCCAGTATTAACTTCTTTTACATCATCCTTGAATCTCTTTAATGAAGCTAATGTTGATTCGAAGATAACTATTCCTTCTCTTATTACTCTAACTTCTGAATTTCTTAATATCTTTCCTTCTATAACATATGAACCTGCAATAGTTCCTACATTAGATATTTTGTAAACTAATCTTACTTCTGCTTTACCATTTACAACTTCTTTGTATTCAGGATCAAGCATACCTATCATAGCTGATTTAACATCTTCTATTGCATCATATATTATTCTATAAGTCTTAATATCAACACCTTCTTTATCTGCTATTGCAGTAGCATTTCCATCTGGTCTAACATTAAATCCTATAAGAATAGCATTTGAAGCTGTCGCAAGAGTAACATCTGTTTCTGTTATTGCTCCAACACCACCATGAATTACTCTAACCTTTACATCGTCAGTTGAAAGTTTTTCAAGTGATTGTCTTATAGCTTGAACTGAACCTTGAACATCAGCTTTAACTATAATTGAAAGTTCCTTAACTGATCCTTCTTGTATTTGATTATATAAATCTTCAAGAGAAACTCTATTAGATGCTTGGAAACTTTCATCTTTAGCCTTTTGTTTTCTTGTTTCTGCCATATTTCTAGCTGTCTTTTCATCTTTAACTACAACAAATCTATCTCCAGCTGCAGGAACTTCTGAAAGTCCTAATATTTCTACTGGAATTGATGGGCCAGCTAGTTTTATTTTCTTTCCTTTATCGTCAAACATAGCTCTTATTCTACCATAAGTAGTACCTACTAATATTGAATCTCCAACATGTAATGTACCATTTTGAATAAGTAGTGTTGCAACTGCACCTCTACCTTTATCAAGTTTAGCTTCTATTACAGTACCCTTAGCTTTTCTATTTGGATCAGCTTTAAGCTCAGCCATTTCAGCAGTTAAAAGTACCATTTCTAATAATTGATCTAGATTTTCTCCAGTTTTTGCTGATACTGGTACACAAATTGTATCTCCACCCCAGTCTTCTGCTACTAATCCATATTCTGTTAATTCTTGTTTAACTCTATCTATGTTTGCTCCTGGTCTATCAATCTTATTTATAGCAACTATCATAGGAACTTCTGCTGCTTGACAGTGACTTATAGCTTCCTTAGTTTGAGGCATTATTCCGTCATCTGCTGCAACAACTAATATTACAACGTCTGTAACTTGTGCTCCTCTTGCTCTCATAGCAGTGAAAGCTTCATGTCCTGGTGTATCTAAGAATGTTAATTTTTCTCCATTTAAATTAACTGTATAAGCACCTATATGTTGTGTTATTCCACCAGCTTCTGTATCTGTAACTTTTGATTTTCTTATAGCATCTAGTAAAGATGTCTTTCCATGGTCAACGTGTCCCATAACAGTAACTATAGGAGGTCTCTTTACTAAATCTTCTTCAACTATGTCATCTTCTTCAAAAGTATCTAATTCTTCTACTTCTTCTTTTTTAACTACTAAACATTCATATTTTTCACATACTTTTTCTGCTGTTGCAAAATCTATTTCTTGATTTATAGCTGCCATAACACCTGTGAATATTAATGTTTTTATAACATCTGCAGTAGGTTTTCCAATTTTTTCTGCTAATTCTTTAACAGTGATGGTTTCACCCATCTCTATAACTCCTGAACCACCTTCTCCAACACTTTCATTTTCTTCATTATCGTCTTTTTTTCTTTTTCTCTTCTTAGCTTGTTTATTTACAGCTTCAGCTAATTCATCTTCATATTCGTCAACAATAGTTTTCTTTCCATCTTCTGATTGAGCTCCACCTAATAATTCCTTTATTAGATCTGCATCTTCATCTTCTATTACGCTCATATGATTTTTTACATCTACACTAAACTCATCCATTAATATTGTTATTAAATCCTTTGAACTTACATTCAGTTCCTTTGCCAATTCATATACTCTGATTTTTGACAATAAAATCACCCCCGGTTAAATTTGGTTTTTCCCATCTTGATAAAGGGCATAAAGTTTCTTAGCCATATTTCCATCACCTATAGCCAAAATCTTTACTTCTTCTCTTCCTATTGAATATCCTAATTCTTCTTTTGAAAAATCTTCAATATAAGGTATCTCCTTTATATTACAATGGTTTATAAACTTTCTTTTTGTGCTATCTGAAGCATCATTAGAAATTATGAAAAGATTTATATCCATTCTATTTCTTTGCTCATTACACTTACTATATCCTTCAATTACATTTCCAGACCTTTTTGCTAATCCTAGAAAATTAAAAAATTTATTCATTTTCTATCTCTTTCCTTAATCTATTATATATCTCTTCATTTATAGCTACATCTAAATTTCTACTAAGTCTTTTAGCTTTAAAGGCCTTTTCTAAACATACCGAATCCTTGCATATGTATGCGCCTCTTCCTGATTTTTTACCAGTTAAATCTACAGATACTTCTCCCTCAGGACTTTTAACTACTCTTATAAGTTCCTTTTTAGGTTTCATTTCCATACATCCTGTGCACATTCTAAGTGGAACTTTCTTTACTTTCATAAAAGATTCCTCCTTTATTCTGCGTTAGTGTAAAGTTTTTTACACTACTTTTCTTTTTAAATCTTTATATATCAAGGTTTCGCCAGTTTTTTTGTATAAAAAAATAACGACCCCCTAATTTCATGTTAAAATTGAATCTCTAACCAAACAAAATCACACATGAAAGGATGTCGTTATTATGGATTCAATTATAACTTATTTAATTACTTATAATCAATATTTAATTGCCATTATCGGTCAATTACTTTTATTCATCTCAAAACATATTCCACTTAACCAGATGATATTTGATGATTCTAATAGTCCAGAATACCAAAAATTCAAAGTAGATAAGCTACCCACAATTATTAGATTTGAAAAGGTAGACTATATATTACTTTTAGCTTATTACAAACATAAATATAACAAGACCGTAAAACCCGTCCAAAGACGGAACGGGAAGTCTATCCCTAAAAAAACTAAATGTCCTAAGTGTGGTGCACCACATGAATATATATACGATAACAATGGCAGTAAAGGACAGTTTCAATGTAAAGTTTGTGGTCTTACATTTAAAGAAACTAATCACACAACTAAACCAATAGTATTTATATGTCCTTATTGCGGTGCTACGCTTACGGAACAAAAGCAACGCAAGCACTTTAAAATACATAAATGCAATAATTCTAAATGCTTATACTATCAAAGAAATCTTAAGAATCTTCCAAAGAATATTGATCCTTGTGATAAATACAAGTATAAGCTTCATTACATATATCGTGAATTTAATATTAACTTCTTTAAAATGGATCTATATCCAATATCAAAACATGCTACCGGATTTAGTTTTAAGAAGTTTAGCCCGCATATAATGGGACTATGCTTGACTTATCACGTTAATTGTAAAATGTCTACAAGACAAACAGCTCATGTTTTAAAAGAAGTTCATGGAATAAAAATTTCACATAGAACTGTTGCTAATTATGCTCTAACAGCAGCTGCTGTTATTAAGCCGTTTGTTGATACCTTTGATTACAAACCCTCTAAAATACTTTCTGCCGATGAAACTTATATAAAAGTAAAAGGCATTAAGCATTATGTCTGGATTGTAATGGATGCTTGTAAAAGGTCTATTCTAGGTTATCAAGTATCTGATACAAGAGATACTGGCCCTTGTATACTAGCAATGCGTATGGCTTTTGATAAGTTTAAAGACTTCCCTGGAAAAGCTTTAAACTTCGTTGCCGATGGTTACAGTTCATATCCGTTAGCGAAGCAACAATTTGAATTAGAAAAAAATAAAGAATTTAATCTAACTCAAGTTATCGGACTTACTAACGATGATCCAGTATCTGAAGAATTTCGTTGGGTTAAGCAAGTTGTAGAGCGTTTAAACCGTACCTTTAAATCTTCCTACAGGGGTACCTGTGGTTATGGAAGTGATGAAGGTGCTCTTTATGGCTTCTCCCTTTGGGTTGCTTATTACAACTTCTTACGCCCGCATCCTTACAATTACTGGCGTCCTTTAAACGAATTAAAGCAACTAGATGGTATTGACAATATGTCTGCAAAGTGGCAAATTCTTATCAGTCTCGGTCAACAAACCATATTACATATGCAAGAATCACAAACTTCTTGATAAATCATAAAATCAAATATTGATTAAGTTTTTGCCTCCGTTACCGAAGGTCTTTTTAGCATATTC from Clostridium chauvoei encodes:
- the rnpM gene encoding RNase P modulator RnpM; the protein is MKVKKVPLRMCTGCMEMKPKKELIRVVKSPEGEVSVDLTGKKSGRGAYICKDSVCLEKAFKAKRLSRNLDVAINEEIYNRLRKEIENE
- a CDS encoding DHH family phosphoesterase, producing the protein MSLKHISKSILNSKKVGITYHASPDGDAVGSALALLNALRKLNKNAYLISKDTLSDNLKFLPLAEEATGEVDTPTEDTTTVVVLDCGNFERISANLKSFKGKIINVDHHISNDYYGDENYVDDKAAATAEIVFELLECMGINFEEQNKENLNIGQCLYTSLVTDTGAFRHSNVTFRTHTIAAKLKKIGVNNTLIHQNLFDNKSFEKVRLIGKALNNMELLLDKKVALIQIPKSYAEELGIELQDTSDIISYGLQIKGVEVAILIKEIENGSKASLRSKSDFDVRNIAENLGGGGHIKAAGITLKGICMDEAKDRILEQIEKELH
- a CDS encoding L7Ae/L30e/S12e/Gadd45 family protein; translation: MNKFFNFLGLAKRSGNVIEGYSKCNEQRNRMDINLFIISNDASDSTKRKFINHCNIKEIPYIEDFSKEELGYSIGREEVKILAIGDGNMAKKLYALYQDGKNQI
- a CDS encoding DDE-type integrase/transposase/recombinase encodes the protein MDSIITYLITYNQYLIAIIGQLLLFISKHIPLNQMIFDDSNSPEYQKFKVDKLPTIIRFEKVDYILLLAYYKHKYNKTVKPVQRRNGKSIPKKTKCPKCGAPHEYIYDNNGSKGQFQCKVCGLTFKETNHTTKPIVFICPYCGATLTEQKQRKHFKIHKCNNSKCLYYQRNLKNLPKNIDPCDKYKYKLHYIYREFNINFFKMDLYPISKHATGFSFKKFSPHIMGLCLTYHVNCKMSTRQTAHVLKEVHGIKISHRTVANYALTAAAVIKPFVDTFDYKPSKILSADETYIKVKGIKHYVWIVMDACKRSILGYQVSDTRDTGPCILAMRMAFDKFKDFPGKALNFVADGYSSYPLAKQQFELEKNKEFNLTQVIGLTNDDPVSEEFRWVKQVVERLNRTFKSSYRGTCGYGSDEGALYGFSLWVAYYNFLRPHPYNYWRPLNELKQLDGIDNMSAKWQILISLGQQTILHMQESQTS
- the rbfA gene encoding 30S ribosome-binding factor RbfA, whose protein sequence is MANYRGGRINEEVKKEISVIIRDEIKDPRMTAMVSVTAVEVTRDLRYAKVFVSIFGKNEEEKNETFKALKSASGYIRREIGKRINLRNTPQIIFELDESIDYGMKIDALIERAKEK
- the truB gene encoding tRNA pseudouridine(55) synthase TruB; its protein translation is MNGVINVFKNKGMTSFDVVRKIKKIAKTGKVGHTGTLDPEATGVLPICIGKATKIIDYIMNSEKGYEVVFKLGVKTTTYDLEGEVIEEKDTTHLKDNEILEAINSFIGEYSQIPPMYSALKQNGVRLYELARKGIEVHREGRLIKIYSIEDVEINNPYIKMRVTCSKGTYIRSLCLDIGEALGVGACMTDLKRFKTSIFTEDNTININDLTEDNISDYIISIEEALKIYDKITVGNKYGKLLMNGVRVFDTRFSKDKIEIDRLYRVYNEDGIFIGLGRKNNQGFKIEKLINN
- the infB gene encoding translation initiation factor IF-2; this translates as MSKIRVYELAKELNVSSKDLITILMDEFSVDVKNHMSVIEDEDADLIKELLGGAQSEDGKKTIVDEYEDELAEAVNKQAKKRKRKKDDNEENESVGEGGSGVIEMGETITVKELAEKIGKPTADVIKTLIFTGVMAAINQEIDFATAEKVCEKYECLVVKKEEVEELDTFEEDDIVEEDLVKRPPIVTVMGHVDHGKTSLLDAIRKSKVTDTEAGGITQHIGAYTVNLNGEKLTFLDTPGHEAFTAMRARGAQVTDVVILVVAADDGIMPQTKEAISHCQAAEVPMIVAINKIDRPGANIDRVKQELTEYGLVAEDWGGDTICVPVSAKTGENLDQLLEMVLLTAEMAELKADPNRKAKGTVIEAKLDKGRGAVATLLIQNGTLHVGDSILVGTTYGRIRAMFDDKGKKIKLAGPSIPVEILGLSEVPAAGDRFVVVKDEKTARNMAETRKQKAKDESFQASNRVSLEDLYNQIQEGSVKELSIIVKADVQGSVQAIRQSLEKLSTDDVKVRVIHGGVGAITETDVTLATASNAILIGFNVRPDGNATAIADKEGVDIKTYRIIYDAIEDVKSAMIGMLDPEYKEVVNGKAEVRLVYKISNVGTIAGSYVIEGKILRNSEVRVIREGIVIFESTLASLKRFKDDVKEVNTGYECGLSVEKFNDLKEGDIIESYTMEAIKRKEL